In the genome of Actinomycetota bacterium, the window CGATCGTCATTGAAGGCAGCGAGTTGCTGGCCCGCGCAGTGCAGCATGAGACCGATCACCTCGACGGAATTCTGTTCATCGACCGACTTGACGAGGCCCTGCGCAAGGCCGCAATGAAGGAGATTCGAGAGTCTGAATGGTTTGGTGAAGCTCTTCCGGTGCAGTTGAGTCCGCACCCCATCAATGCGAAGTGGCTGTAACCCTTGCGTCTTGTGTTTGCTGGTACCCCTGAAGTCTCTGCTGTTGCCCTTCAAGCCCTCCTTGCGACCGATCACCAAATCGTCGGGGTGATCACTCGAGCGGATGCTCCCGCGGGCCGAGGCCGAACACTGCAAAGAAGCCCTGTCGGCCGCGTGGCCGATGAACACGGCATTCCTGTTCTCCAACCCCGATCGCTCAAGGATCCGGCATTTCACGACTCATTGGCGACTCTGGAACCGGACTGCATCCCCGTAGTGGCCTACGGCAACCTCGTGCCGGTCGATCTGCTCACGGCAGCGAGATTCGGGTGGATCAACCTGCACTTCTCGCTCCTGCCGGCCTGGCGTGGTGCCGCACCAGTGCAGTGGTCAATCCTGCACGGCGATGAGGTCACTGGGGCGAGCACCTTTCTCATCGGCCCAGGCCTAGATGACGGTCCGGTCTTTGGAAGCTTCACCGAACGCGTGCTGCCAACAGACACTGCAGGTCAGCTGTTGGCCCGCTTGGCGCAACATGGAAGCTCGTTGTTGGTCGCCACTCTTGACGGCATTGAGGCTGGCGAACTGGTGCCGGTGGAGCAGCCAGACTCCGGTGTCAGCCTGGCTCCGAAATTGAGCAGTGACGATGCCCGCATTCGTTGGACCGACCCTTGGGTCGGTGTTGACCGCCGGATTCGCGCCACGACTCCTGAACCCGGTGCTTGGACCACTCTTGGCGCTGATCGCATCAAGGTGTCCCCGCTCCTTGAGCGAGAGCCTGAGGAAGCACCTGATCTTGCTCCTGGCCAAATCCATGTCTCCAAGGCCGCGGTGTGGGTAGGCACTGCCAGCCGCGCTGCCTGTCTGGATCAAGTGCAGGCGGCCGGCCGCAAGCTCATGAACGCGCGAGACTGGGCGCGTGGTGTTCAAGTACACGGGCTGTCATTCCAATGAGCGGTGATCTTTCAAGAGAGTCCGCGCTGGAACTTCTGCGGGTCGTACGCGTCGATGACGCCTATGCGAACCTGGCTCTGCCGGCGATCCTGCGCGCACGAAGGCTGGAAGGCCGCGATGCCGGCTTTGCAACGGAACTCGGTTACGGAACCTTGCGCTGGCAGGGCTGGTATGACGCCATCCTGGCGACGTGTGTGACGCGTCCTTGGGACCAGGTTGATGCTGGCATGAAGGATCTGCTTCGACTGGGCACCCACCAGCTCCTGATGATGCGCGTTCCCACCCATGCCGCAGTCGATTCGACCTGCAATCTGGCAAGAGCCGCGGGCGCTGTTGGCGGGGCGGCTTCTCGAGCCGGGTTCGTCAACGCTGTATTGCGCAAGGTGTCGGCCCGTACGGCGGATGAATGGGCAATCGAACTCGGTGTCAGTGGACCTTCTGAGAAGGAATTGGCCGTCCGCTGGTCTCATCCGCTTTGGATCGTTCGCGCCTTCTCGCAAGTGCTCGCTGACCGAAACTCCGAGCTCGCTGAACTTCTGCAAGCCGACAACACTGCTGCTCGTCCTTCCCTTGTCGCTCGACGAATATCGACCGCCGAACTCATGGAGATCCCAGGCGTTGAAGCAGGTCGATGGTCGCCAGTGGCCGGCACCCTCATTGACGGCACTCCGGAATCCATTCCCGAGATTCGCAGTGGCCAAGTCGGAGTACAGGACGAGGGCAGTCAGTTGGTGACCTTGGCCCTGACGCGAGTGCCCGTCTCCAGTCATGAAGGTCGATGGCTGGACATGTGCGCGGGACCCGGCGGCAAGGCAGCTCTCCTTGAATCCATTGCCTTCAATCAGGACGTGCATCTGGTTGCCGTGGAGCCGCATGCTCATCGTGCCCAACTCGTGCGACAGTCCTTGGG includes:
- the fmt gene encoding methionyl-tRNA formyltransferase, translated to MRLVFAGTPEVSAVALQALLATDHQIVGVITRADAPAGRGRTLQRSPVGRVADEHGIPVLQPRSLKDPAFHDSLATLEPDCIPVVAYGNLVPVDLLTAARFGWINLHFSLLPAWRGAAPVQWSILHGDEVTGASTFLIGPGLDDGPVFGSFTERVLPTDTAGQLLARLAQHGSSLLVATLDGIEAGELVPVEQPDSGVSLAPKLSSDDARIRWTDPWVGVDRRIRATTPEPGAWTTLGADRIKVSPLLEREPEEAPDLAPGQIHVSKAAVWVGTASRAACLDQVQAAGRKLMNARDWARGVQVHGLSFQ
- a CDS encoding transcription antitermination factor NusB, encoding MSGDLSRESALELLRVVRVDDAYANLALPAILRARRLEGRDAGFATELGYGTLRWQGWYDAILATCVTRPWDQVDAGMKDLLRLGTHQLLMMRVPTHAAVDSTCNLARAAGAVGGAASRAGFVNAVLRKVSARTADEWAIELGVSGPSEKELAVRWSHPLWIVRAFSQVLADRNSELAELLQADNTAARPSLVARRISTAELMEIPGVEAGRWSPVAGTLIDGTPESIPEIRSGQVGVQDEGSQLVTLALTRVPVSSHEGRWLDMCAGPGGKAALLESIAFNQDVHLVAVEPHAHRAQLVRQSLGQDSAAEVLVADAVSQPWEGQFDRVLVDVPCSGLGALRRRPESRWRRKLSDVAELAPLQRSLLNAAIAAVAPGGVIGYVTCSPHFAETELVISDIRKQHPELRLLDAPSFLPEVPDAARGSFVQLWPHRHGTDAMFLALLQRPL